The following proteins are co-located in the Cryptococcus neoformans var. grubii H99 chromosome 1, complete sequence genome:
- a CDS encoding phosphopantothenoylcysteine decarboxylase, producing MQPAQTHAAPVRKKPSRPFVSSHHRPADDVDDGIFRVVLITSGSVASIKAPDIVGALVKSPNIDVQVVATKASTYFYSQEDVDNSVRSALNLPDGQTGEHFGVRVWTDEDEWSDWKQVGEPILHIELRRWADLVVIAPCSADLLAKIAGGICDSLATSLLRALGPSTPVIVCPAMNTYMYQHRLTTRHLAVVQEDLGYLVSGPQGAGRLACGDDGPGKMTDWRDIVSLIEGFATMHQDRRAVVHPGHPLQESSDPPLPPPTETPPTPGRPSKSSSAVGSSSVSTQDRAPAKAPSDDVLTGIADWRSMTNELGGDGTAWRRKWWLG from the exons ATGCAGCCCGCCCAGACCCATGCTGCTCCCGTTCGTAAAAAGCCTTCGCGCCCATTCGTTTCATCCCACCACCGCCCTGCAGACGATGTAGATGATGGCATCTTTCGTGTCGTTTTGATCACCAGTGGTAGCGTAGCAAGCATCAAGGCGCCCGATATCGTTGGGGCTTTGGTCAAG TCACCGAATATTGACGTGCAAGTGGTTGCGACCAAAGCCTCCACATACTTTTACAGCCAAGAGGACGTAGACAATTCTGTGAGATCGGCTCTAAACCTACCTGATGGCCAAACTGGAGAGCATTTCGGTGTGAGAGTCTGGacagatgaagacgaaTGGTCC GATTGGAAGCAGGTAGGAGAACCTATATTACACATCGAA TTGCGTCGATGGGCAGATTTGGTTGTGATTGCACCCTGCTCAGCAGACCTGTTGGCCAAGATCGCAGGCGGAATTTGCGACAGTCTCGCT acttctcttctccgcgCCTTGGGCCCATCAACTCCAGTAATCGTGTGCCCCGCTATGAACACGTACATGTACCAACATCGGTTAACTACTCGGCACCTCGCGGTCGTGCAAGAGGACTTGGGGTACCTTGTCTCTGGACCGCAGGGAGCCGGACGACTCGCTTGCGGTGATGACG GCCCTGGAAAAATGACAGACTGGCGAGACATAGTGTCTCTGATCGAAGGGTTCGCCACAATGCACCAGGACCGTCGAGCTGTGGTTCATCCTggccatcctcttcaagaaTCCTCCgatcctcctctcccgccGCCCACAGAGACGCCTCCAACTCCAGGAAGACCTTCCAAATCATCTTCTGCTGTAGGATCGTCTAGCGTATCAACGCAAGATCGCGCACCTGCGAAAGCCCCTTCAGATGACGTTTTGACTGGCATAGCAGATTGGAGGTCGATGACTAACGAGCTAGGCGGAGATGGAACGGCATGGCGCAGAAAGTGGTGGTTGGGTTGA